One region of Synechococcus elongatus PCC 11801 genomic DNA includes:
- a CDS encoding RidA family protein → MTREVFYTDQAPAPVGPYSQAIAASGRMLFVSGQIALDPVTGVMVGGDDVEAQTHQVLSNLKAVLAAAGASFADVVRTTVFLADMEDFARVNAIYATVFDEATAPARACVQAARLPKDAKVEIDCIAVLP, encoded by the coding sequence ATGACGCGCGAAGTTTTCTACACCGACCAAGCTCCCGCCCCGGTCGGCCCCTATAGCCAAGCGATCGCAGCCAGCGGGCGGATGTTGTTTGTCTCGGGGCAAATCGCTCTCGATCCTGTGACCGGTGTGATGGTCGGTGGTGACGATGTAGAAGCACAAACCCACCAAGTTTTGAGCAACCTTAAAGCAGTGTTGGCAGCAGCAGGGGCTAGCTTTGCTGATGTGGTGCGCACCACCGTCTTTCTGGCAGATATGGAAGACTTCGCCCGCGTCAATGCTATCTACGCGACGGTCTTCGACGAGGCAACTGCACCGGCTCGGGCTTGTGTGCAGGCGGCGCGGCTGCCCAAGGATGCCAAAGTTGAAATTGACTGTATTGCAGTGCTGCCCTAA
- a CDS encoding DUF4912 domain-containing protein produces MSKPPYPLEQMTLRQLRRVASEYGVSRYSRMRKSELIAAIQKIEANSAVHTSPSPSSDRQEEVEATKYDVGQPQPVEPIELTGVDAELPDLPEGYGESRIVLLPRDPQWAYIYWDVPGDHKQALKSQGGQLLALRFYDVTDLDLNYQSPHSLQEYPCDELARDWYLPVPVSDRDYLVEIGYRAADGRWLLLARSAPVRVPPVYPSDWIEDHFITVNWDEDLRGQTVFQLVPPSQKASLAGSGGAAPGAGTASDEIFALSEGAESMRLAGSLYGSQHMRPVHEETLSSYVFPSGVGMWALPTASGLTQSGVGMVGFSASLPLERQPRKFWLVADAELIIYGATEPDATVTIGGKEIKLSPDGTFRFQMSFQDGVLDFPIEAVAVDGEQTRSIRMTFNRETTNRRTNTKEEAQLEWFQ; encoded by the coding sequence ATGTCTAAACCGCCCTATCCGCTGGAGCAGATGACTCTGCGACAGTTGCGACGCGTTGCCAGTGAATATGGCGTGTCGCGCTACAGCCGCATGCGCAAGTCCGAGTTAATTGCCGCCATTCAAAAAATTGAGGCAAATAGCGCCGTGCATACTAGCCCTTCCCCCAGCAGCGATCGCCAAGAAGAAGTCGAAGCTACGAAATACGATGTGGGCCAACCGCAGCCGGTTGAACCGATCGAACTGACGGGTGTAGATGCAGAGCTGCCCGATCTGCCGGAAGGCTATGGCGAAAGCCGCATTGTCTTGCTGCCTCGCGATCCGCAGTGGGCCTATATCTACTGGGATGTGCCAGGCGACCACAAGCAAGCGCTCAAATCGCAAGGTGGACAGCTACTGGCGCTGCGTTTCTATGACGTTACCGATCTCGACCTCAATTACCAATCGCCCCACAGCCTGCAGGAATATCCCTGCGATGAGCTGGCGCGGGATTGGTACCTACCCGTACCGGTGAGCGATCGCGACTATTTGGTGGAAATCGGCTACCGAGCAGCAGACGGCCGTTGGTTGCTGCTAGCCCGCTCTGCCCCGGTGCGCGTGCCGCCGGTCTATCCCTCCGACTGGATCGAGGACCACTTCATCACCGTCAACTGGGACGAAGACCTCCGCGGTCAAACCGTTTTCCAGTTGGTGCCGCCCAGCCAAAAGGCCAGTTTGGCCGGCAGTGGCGGTGCTGCTCCTGGGGCCGGAACCGCCAGCGACGAAATCTTTGCCTTGTCGGAAGGGGCCGAGTCGATGCGCTTGGCGGGTTCCCTCTACGGTTCGCAACACATGCGTCCCGTCCACGAAGAAACCCTCAGCTCCTACGTCTTCCCTTCGGGTGTGGGCATGTGGGCGCTGCCGACCGCTTCGGGTCTGACTCAGTCGGGCGTCGGCATGGTTGGTTTCTCTGCTTCGCTGCCGCTGGAACGTCAACCCCGCAAGTTCTGGCTGGTCGCGGATGCTGAGCTGATTATCTACGGGGCAACGGAACCAGATGCCACGGTCACGATCGGCGGAAAAGAGATCAAGCTCAGCCCCGATGGCACCTTCCGCTTCCAGATGTCCTTCCAAGACGGTGTGCTGGACTTCCCGATCGAAGCCGTTGCAGTCGATGGTGAACAAACGCGATCGATTCGCATGACCTTCAATCGCGAAACTACCAACCGTCGCACCAACACCAAGGAAGAAGCCCAACTGGAATGGTTCCAGTAG